Within Coffea arabica cultivar ET-39 chromosome 4e, Coffea Arabica ET-39 HiFi, whole genome shotgun sequence, the genomic segment TCTATATTATTTTGACTATATTATTCTGACGTGACAAAATATAGTTTTTTTAAACACGAAGAGTATATATTTTCATTAAAGAACTATATCGatcaatttataaaatttaagcAATAATTTTGGTGTATTATGACAATTAAGAAATCATAAGAAAAGGacaaatttgaaatgaaattattgtATTCTTTCTCCCAAAATGagatttttaatattatattttgaaatggattttaaatattACAAAAAGTTTAAAGTAGGAGAATGCTAAGtgacatttttttaaatttgagaaTGCTAAGTGAAAATTATCCTataaaaatttccagctttgaccaTTTGGTATTGAAAGCAAGGTAATTGTACTTTTGGGGGCAGCAGAATGTTAGGAAGGTTTCTGATTGGTTTCCGGACTTAGGTGGCGTTTGGTTCGCACGTCGGAATTGGATTCGGATTCGGAATCGGATatcttgggtttggaatgaggtTATTCATTCCAATACATTTGTTTGGTTCAAGTACCTGGAATATGTatcattactatagttgatgtttggttcgtcgactctttcggaatggaatataataaatatattataaatcaCATTGTAAATGATAGTTATTGACTCTTTGTAAATgagatataagaaatttttactaattaaatatattagtataaatgtattagtaaatttagtctaactgattaataatttctattagtaaacatgtataattattagtataattgataatattaattatattacacaaattaatatacattatataatatatataactaatattattattattataagtttgtaactaattaaattaaatattaaatatataattaaatataaatatacaaatgttataatataaatatacaattataattatataatatatacaaatattaattatacaaatattttatataaatgtaatatatattacatattaaatatagttgttattatatattattatatttaaaataataataataataataatataatttattaatattacatacatgtatatattataattatacgcacatataatatacatatatattataaatatattattatataatattaataaatttataatatatattatataagtataattatatttaactaaataattataatatataattatataatataataatatcattattataagtttgtaactaattaaattaaatattatatataattaattataattatatgaaagttataatataaatataaatatataattatataatatataaatattaattgtactaatattttatataaatataatgcatATTAATTAGATAtagttattatatattattatatttaaaataataaatataattataaatatataatttattaatattatatacatgtatttattttaattatatgcacatataatatacatttatagatatacacatatattataaatatattattatataatattaataaatttataatatatattatataaatataattatatttaactaaataattataatatatatttatataatgtactaatattataattataatatattatatatatgtatatattataatatataatatatataatatatataaatattaattatatcattgtataattataatatgtaattggatttgtttcttggaatcaAACTTGGGAATCGGACAAAACCCACCAAAATACTTGGGAATGGagaaacaccaaatttttagaaatcattccaaGATTTCAATTCCCATTCCAGTGAACCAAACACCATTTATGGGGTTCATTCCATTCCCCGAATCCGATACCCTCTTACCAAACGCCCCCTTAGTGTGGTCGGCAGCCCcacaattaaaattttttttttttttcaagcggCTATAAACAATGAAATTAGCCCTACTACTGCAACTGCACCAGAGgattaataataattttatgagCTTAATATTCCATCTTAATTTACGTCTGATGAAATAGGAGGCTGCACTGCATGGTTTTGGATTGTTGGGCCCACAAAGGCTCGAAGTCCAATGTCGCGCACCTTTCGAGAAAGACTCGACAACGGCTCGAATGTCCCGCACCATTCGTTTCGACACCAAACGCAACATtggaaaaagacaaaaattgaaaaacgtGGTTCCACTTGCAGTTACTATTTATTGAGCGCCGTTTGCTTCCGAATCCGGAATGCCCTcataaaattaaatgataaaacctCTCGGTCTCGGCCAATTGTTCTGTTCTCCTCAAGCACCGACTGTCAAAGCATAAACCGCCCCTTTTATCGCCATGGAGAACTTATTGGGTTGTTGGTTTCACCAGCTCCTCTCCTTCTACATATCCATCAACGCCACCATTCTTCGAAACATTTTTAACCCCCTCATCCACTTCAAATGGCAACCAATCTTCGTCCCCTTGCTCGATTCAATCTTATCCGTCTATTTTCGCTATTGCCATCTCCAACCCTGCACCCTGGACCTGGATATGCAAACCACCCTGCACTTTTGGACCCCTGCTCACCGGAAAATCAACAAGCCCAATCTGGTTTTAGTCCACGGCTTCGGGGGCAACTCAAAGTTTCAGTTCCTATTCCAAATCGGCACATTGGCCCGATCCTTCAACCTCTACATACCCGACCTCCTGTTCTTCGGGAAATCCTACACCCGCAGCCCCGACCGGACGGACGCTTTCCAGGCGAAGTGCTTAAGTGAAGGCTTGAGAAGATTGGGTGTGGACAGGTACTCCATTTACGGGATCAGTTACGGGGGCTATGTGGCTTATCGGACGGCTGCCATGTCTTCTGAAGCTGTGGATAAAGTCGTTATACTGAGCAGCGGAATCGGGATGACGGAAGATCAAAAGGAGGAGCATCTCAGGAATATAGGAAGGAATGCTGTGGACATACTCCTGCCTCGGAAACCGGCGGATCTACGGTTGTTAGTGACTCTGTCTTTATGCAACTGCAATTTTATCAACTGGGTCCCAGATTATTTCCTCCGGGAGTTCATCACCGTAAGTTCAGCACTAGCCCATGCTTCttctttattctttttaattaataattaatgatGCTTCATCGGTTGCCGTGATAGCAAGAGTTAAAATAAAATGTCGAATTTGGAAGTTTTACTGACTAGTAGTgtcattaattaattaattaagtacCCGTTCCTTCCCACCCCCACACCAACAACAAcgacaacaacaaaaaaaaaaaaaaagaaagaaaactcattTCTTCTGCAAATCCTGTCACCATTCCAGACCGCAAGCTAGCTTGTAGCCGAAGCAATTGGACGGACAAGTTGATAAAAAGTTCCACGTTTCTGGCGTGTGTTCTTCTGGATAACGCTGCTAGCTAGTCTAATAGCCTGATACATGCGAAAATCCAGTTCCGTCCAATGTGCGGTTACGTAGCAGTCATAAATTGTAAAATCATGCTTCCACTGGGTCCACCACTTTGTCACTTAATTTTCGATATCAACTTAAAAGTAACATACAATATAAAATTGTACTAgtaccataaaaaaaaaataaaaataaggcgAGCCATTCTTGTGGATCCATCTGTTTTcttaaaaggaaagaaaacgcCTTCTTAAGAATCAAGATACCCATTTCTTCAAGATTTGTTAATATGAGAGATGATCATCTTAATTTCCATCCTCCTCTTGTAAGGTGATGTGCAACACCATCAGGAAAGAGAAAAGTGAGCTAGTGGAACACTTGTTAGCAAAGAAAGCAGATAGCAGTCTTCCAATTTTAGATCAGGTGAGTAATGTTGCATTCATTCATGCTGGCAGATAACAGTAGTGGATTCTGATATCTCTCACTCccactatatatatatctcaGATTAGGTGTGTGTGTGTTTCCAGAGAAATTAAGAACAGTGATATATCCGCTAGCTTGTCAAGCATGCATTACATTTTAGGATGAGAGGCGATCACATATGATATGATCTCTTTCTTCGTGATTAAGGGAACATTGCTTATCTGGGGTGACAAGGACATGGTTTTCCCTCTTGTTTGCGGACGTGAATTGCATAGGTACCCTTATATTTGCTCCTTAATTTTCCTGACCTACAACCTTGGTACGATTCATCGATCCAAGGACCgtgactatatatatatatatgtatcgaCAATTTTGGATTAATTTTGCAGACATTTGGGGTCAAAGGCAAAGATGGAAATACTTGAGAACGCCGGGCATGCAGCAAACCTGGAATCCTCGTACTTGGTGAATGAATCCATCAAAGCATTTCTATTGAATTGCTCCGCAAAACGAGGAGGTTGTACGCTAGTAGAAAGACAGAGATCCTCGACGAATGGCTTGCATTTACTAAATGCACATTTCACGGGTGCATAGTATTAAATTTGACAGAAGGAGAATTGACAGAGATCACAGAACAAGTGCCTTATTTATTGGAGTAGCATATATATAGTCAGTAGTGATTGTCGCTGCGAAGTACCCTTTCCCTTTGGCTGGCCAATTACTCAGGTTCAATCAAGGATTTAAACTGTAACACTAGTACTATTCAGCTCATCGTTGTGTCACAACCCCCCAATGAAACTCATTACTATTTGCGTTTCTTACAAGACTATATATGTTAAATGCCGCATATCGGGGAGATTATAGATATTTCTATTATAACTGGTATGATCAGCAGCTTATACACGAGATTGGGAGTAAATGATCTTCTGATCAGATTGAGAGACATGCATGCATGTCCCAGATAGAGTCGAACGCTATATATATCAATATTGTACGCACAAAAGATGCATTGTTGCTCCGCCAACTTACCTCACAACATAATCTTCCAACCACAAAATAAAGAAGTCTCTCTGAGTAAAATAGAGTTGATCATTGTTTGGCAAAATTTCCACAAAACTGACTATTGTAATTGTTATGTGGCAATTAGATCTCTCTTTATGGTCTGTAAGAGAGACACGGTCTAACAGTAGCGCAGATGCACTTTGTTGGTAAATGCTTAGTGTAAAGAAAAAGTTTGTTTGACATTTTGAACaacataaagaaaaaaaaggaacaacagAGAAAAGGACAATCccttatcccaaaaaaaaaaaagaaaaaaaaaagtggtgcTTCCTGCGGTCGTTCGAGTTGAGTGCTTTTGCAAAATTTGCAATGGTTCACAAGCAAAAGCAACCTCAGCCTTGATCTTCTTCCGACTGGCCGCTTCCCTCTGTTCCCTAGAGTGCACAACTTAAGGTCTAGGGTTCAGCCCAACTGCTTTTGCTTTATTCTGATAGTAGCTAGACTCAAAGATGTGACCGATTCAGTGGGGGGTTTTTGGTTCAACCACTAATTGAGCAGTTCAATCACGGGTTGGGCAATAGCTATATTATATGATATAAcgatatattttaaattataaagttaataaaatttttaagtcAGCAGTTCAATAGGCAGTTTTTTCTAATCCGCTGATTGAATCGTCGGATTATTGACTGGTTAATGAGTTTGTTACTTGTCCGATCTAATTGGTGACATAATTCGGTCCTATAGCCGATTCACTGGTTTGACTAGCTCAACCGCTAGGTCGAGCCGAATTTTATAACTATGCATGCTAAACCTACTCACAAAATGCAACTTTCATCCTCTTACCTTTGGTTCAATCTTATCCCTTGAATTATCACTCTCTCTAATTGCATTAGTATTACACTGCAAGCCACAATAATTAAACTAGTGTTAAGAGCGTACCCAATGTATGTACAATTAgagaataattaaaataaacaaaatttgtATAAATTGTGTTTgttacatacaaaaaatttatataaaattttcatgaaaaaacttttgtttatatgattatggtaATTTGATAGTTATAATATTTTTCGGTACTTATGAGTGCTTATATTGGCAAAATGTAATTAAATGATTaggataaaaattaattttaataaagataaaattgaaagttcaaaagatggCAAAAGGTATTTATACTAACGACACATTATTGTATATTGTAACAAGCCCAATTCCAAATAAACCGCTTGGCCCAAACCCTCAATGAGTGCTTACCGATCCCTTGTTTTTTCGCGGAAATCCAACTATCACGGGCTACAGCCCCTCTTAAATAAACTGCAAAAAGAAAACAGGTTGGTTCAAATTTtgcatgactttttttttttttatttggcatGATTATTAGATAGTAATCAAACTAAAACAGGCAATATGTATAACTGAGTTCAAGTAACTTGATCTACACGTATCTCAaacttttatttaattattattattgattCAAACTGCTAAAATTTAACTTATTTATCGTGAATCTCATTCTAATTAGTTATTAGGACATTAGCTAGTTGCTCAAGCCCTTGTCGCTGTAAGTCTTTAAAGGTTGTTTTCAAACCCaaaaatttgtta encodes:
- the LOC113742744 gene encoding uncharacterized protein encodes the protein MENLLGCWFHQLLSFYISINATILRNIFNPLIHFKWQPIFVPLLDSILSVYFRYCHLQPCTLDLDMQTTLHFWTPAHRKINKPNLVLVHGFGGNSKFQFLFQIGTLARSFNLYIPDLLFFGKSYTRSPDRTDAFQAKCLSEGLRRLGVDRYSIYGISYGGYVAYRTAAMSSEAVDKVVILSSGIGMTEDQKEEHLRNIGRNAVDILLPRKPADLRLLVTLSLCNCNFINWVPDYFLREFITVMCNTIRKEKSELVEHLLAKKADSSLPILDQGTLLIWGDKDMVFPLVCGRELHRHLGSKAKMEILENAGHAANLESSYLVNESIKAFLLNCSAKRGGCTLVERQRSSTNGLHLLNAHFTGA